One Hevea brasiliensis isolate MT/VB/25A 57/8 chromosome 5, ASM3005281v1, whole genome shotgun sequence genomic region harbors:
- the LOC110644522 gene encoding probably inactive leucine-rich repeat receptor-like protein kinase IMK2 — translation MENIYCFRHKYTHLLLFLLLAFASQFASCQMWDGIIVTQADYRALRAIKNDLIDFKGFLRSWNDSGYGVCSGGWAGIKCVKGQVIAIQLPWRGLGGKISEKIGQLHALRRISMHDNVLVGNVPWSLGSLANLRGVYLFNNRLSGSIPPSIGNSPMLQTLDISNNSLTGIVPPSLANSTRLYRLNLSFNSLTGSIPFTLTRSPSLTILALQHNNLSGSIPDSWGQTGKKSYQLQFLTLDHNLISGKIPMTLSNLALLQEISLSYNQISGSIPNELGRLSGLQKIDFSYNAINGKLPPSFSNLSSLVSLSLESNQLDNQIPEGVDRLQNLSVLNLKNNKFEGPIPPTIGNISGLNQLDLSQNNFTGEIPASLTGLSNLTSFNVSYNNLSGAVPSLLSKNFNSSSFVGNLQLCGYSTATSCPSPPPVILPSPTTGPPKHHHHRKLSTRDIALIAAGALLAFLLLLCCILLCCLMRKRAALKQKNGKTATRAAVGKTEKTGAAAGTEVESGGEMGGKLVHFDGPFVFTADDLLCATAEIMGKSTYGTAYKATLEDGNQVAVKRLREKTTKGQREFETEAAALGKIRHANLLALRAYYLGPKGEKLLVFDYMPKGSLASFLHARGPETIISWPTRMTMAIGIARGLNNLHTQENIIHGNLTSSSILLDEQTNAHIADFGLSRLMTTAANTNVIATAGSLGYRAPELSKLKDANTKTDVYSLGVIILELLTGKSPGEPANGMDLPQWVASIVKEEWTNEVFDLELMRDAPTIGDELLNTLKLALHCVDPSPAARPEVQQVLQQLEEIKPDLAASSVDDDGAKVPPPTSE, via the exons ATGGAAAATATCTATTGTTTCCGGCACAAGTATACCCATCTGTTATTGTTTCTACTTCTAGCTTTTGCCTCTCAATTTGCTTCATGCCAGATGTGGGATGGGATAATCGTAACACAAGCGGATTATAGGGCTCTTCGAGCCATAAAGAATGATCTAATTGACTTCAAAGGGTTTTTGCGCAGCTGGAATGATAGTGGCTATGGAGTTTGTTCTGGTGGGTGGGCAGGAATCAAATGTGTTAAGGGTCAGGTTATTGCCATCCAGCTTCCTTGGAGAGGACTTGGTGGCAAAATATCTGAGAAGATTGGCCAGCTTCATGCGCTTCGAAGGATTAGCATGCACGACAATGTTCTTGTTGGAAATGTCCCGTGGTCTCTTGGGTCCCTCGCCAATCTTAGAGGGGTTTACCTGTTCAACAACCGCCTTTCGGGTTCTATCCCTCCTTCAATTGGTAACTCTCCTATGCTTCAGACTCTTGACATAAGTAACAATTCACTTACTGGTATAGTTCCTCCTAGTCTGGCTAATTCTACTAGGTTATATAGGCTTAATTTGAGCTTTAATTCCTTAACGGGTTCCATTCCATTTACTCTCACTCGTTCTCCTTCTCTCACTATCCTTGCTCTACAACACAACAATCTCTCTGGTTCCATCCCAGATTCTTGGGGCCAAACAGGGAAGAAATCTTACCAACTTCAGTTCTTGACCCTTGATCATAATCTCATCTCTGGAAAGATTCCAATGACTCTTAGTAATTTGGCTTTGCTTCAAGAGATTTCTCTGAGTTATAATCAGATTTCTGGaagcatacctaatgaactagGGAGGCTTTCAGGGCTACAAAAGATTGATTTTTCATATAATGCTATCAATGGAAAACTTCCACCTAGCTTTTCCAACCTCTCCTCTCTAGTCTCATTGAGTCTCGAGAGCAATCAACTTGACAACCAGATCCCAGAAGGTGTAGACAGATTACAGAACCTCTCCGTGCTCAACCTGAAAAATAATAAATTCGAAGGCCCTATCCCACCAACTATTGGGAACATTTCCGGTCTCAATCAACTTGATTTGTCACAAAACAATTTTACTGGCGAAATTCCAGCTTCACTTACTGGCCTATCCAACCTCACTTCTTTTAATGTTTCTTATAACAATCTCTCTGGTGCCGTGCCCTCTCTGCTCTCAAAAAATTTCAATTCAAGCTCTTTTGTGGGGAATCTTCAGCTTTGTGGCTACAGCACGGCAACTTCATGCCCCTCACCACCACCGGTCATTCTTCCATCCCCGACGACAGGGCCACCTAAACATCATCACCACCGAAAACTTAGCACCAGGGACATTGCTCTCATCGCAGCTGGTGCGCTCTTAGCTTTTCTACTTCTACTCTGCTGCATTCTGCTCTGTTGTTTGATGAGGAAAAGGGCTGCTCTGAAACAAAAGAATGGTAAAACTGCTACGCGAGCAGCTGTAGGGAAAACTGAGAAGACAGGAGCAGCAGCCGGCACAGAAGTTGAATCAGGTGGTGAAATGGGTGGAAAGCTAGTCCACTTTGATGGGCCATTTGTGTTTACAGCTGATGATTTGTTGTGTGCAACTGCGGAGATAATGGGAAAAAGCACTTACGGAACAGCATACAAGGCAACACTAGAAGATGGCAATCAAGTTGCTGTGAAAAGATTGAGAGAGAAGACTACAAAGGGGCAGCGGGAGTTTGAAACTGAGGCTGCTGCACTTGGAAAGATTCGCCATGCAAATCTCTTAGCACTAAGGGCCTATTACTTGGGACCCAAGGGAGAGAAGCTTCTAGTTTTCGACTACATGCCTAAAGGGAGTCTTGCATCCTTCCTCCATG CTCGCGGGCCAGAGACCATCATCAGCTGGCCAACAAGGATGACCATGGCCATTGGCATTGCACGTGGACTGAACAACCTCCATACCCAGGAAAATATAATCCATGGGAATCTCACATCAAGCAGCATACTACTCGATGAGCAAACCAACGCTCACATTGCAGACTTTGGCCTCAGCAGGCTCATGACTACAGCTGCCAATACCAATGTGATTGCTACTGCTGGATCACTTGGCTATCGTGCACCAGAACTCTCAAAGCTCAAGGATGCCAACACAAAGACTGATGTGTACAGCCTTGGGGTGATCATTCTGGAGCTCTTGACAGGAAAATCTCCTGGTGAACCAGCAAATGGCATGGATTTACCGCAGTGGGTGGCATCCATAGTGAAGGAGGAGTGGACGAATGAAGTCTTTGATTTGGAGCTTATGAGGGATGCACCCACCATAGGTGATGAGTTGCTCAACACATTGAAATTAGCTCTGCATTGCGTGGATCCCTCACCAGCAGCTCGTCCTGAAGTTCAACAAGTTCTTCAGCAGTTAGAGGAAATCAAGCCAGATCTGGCTGCCAGTTCTGTTGATGATGATGGAGCCAAAGTCCCACCACCAACCAGTGAATAG